From Variovorax sp. J2L1-78, the proteins below share one genomic window:
- a CDS encoding response regulator transcription factor: MIEDDDDLREEMVFALGELGFEAQGFPAAPAFYKAFALAPCDIAVVDIGLPGESGLSIVSHLRSIRQIGVVLVTARGQLEERLLGLRHGADAYLVKPVHMAELAETLNAIARRLRTEPAIAVDVHADAPAPAPQEPKRSGPWRLLEGDWVLSDPEGRRMKLTTSERAFVACLFRHRGSAVSRDELIRALGGDVFDFDGHRIDAIASRVRRKAEKLGMRLPLHSVRGTGYVLVK; this comes from the coding sequence GTGATCGAGGACGACGACGATCTCCGCGAAGAGATGGTCTTTGCGCTCGGGGAACTGGGCTTCGAGGCGCAGGGCTTTCCCGCCGCGCCGGCCTTCTACAAGGCCTTCGCGCTCGCCCCCTGCGACATCGCCGTGGTCGACATCGGCCTGCCGGGGGAGAGCGGGCTGTCCATCGTGTCCCACCTTCGGAGCATTCGCCAGATCGGCGTGGTGCTGGTCACCGCTCGCGGTCAGCTGGAAGAGCGCCTGCTCGGCCTGCGACACGGCGCCGACGCCTATCTGGTGAAGCCGGTGCACATGGCAGAGTTGGCGGAAACGCTGAATGCCATCGCACGCCGCCTGCGCACGGAGCCGGCCATCGCCGTCGACGTTCATGCTGATGCACCGGCGCCTGCGCCACAGGAACCGAAACGCAGCGGGCCCTGGCGGCTGCTCGAGGGCGACTGGGTCCTGAGCGACCCGGAGGGGCGCCGCATGAAACTGACCACCAGCGAGCGAGCCTTCGTCGCCTGCTTGTTTCGCCACCGTGGCTCGGCGGTCAGCCGGGACGAACTGATTCGGGCACTCGGCGGCGATGTGTTCGACTTCGACGGACACCGTATCGATGCGATCGCGAGCCGCGTACGCCGTAAGGCCGAGAAGCTGGGCATGCGGCTGCCGCTGCATTCGGTGCGCGGCACGGGCTACGTGCTCGTGAAATAG
- a CDS encoding SdrD B-like domain-containing protein: MTILSTPGPRPLLPAAARIARRIAAIAASSLLLAAAAHAQSRISALEPTPAIVPARAQVTNHVLVAELNSSPVGAPGTGFTFTFPVGSIYQGTGALPAGVSCSATVPVGSAGPGSVQCSGITLAASQTVDIGIVLGTVAEGSLSVTATIDGGGSSETKTITVNKGADIGVTLTAPASAPSGSTQPVAFTLTNGGPDASTGTVLSYPLPTGFSVSPTGLPAGCSISGGTLNCNVGALAVGGSTTVTVQGVVIAASGSTIAHQAAVVPASGAVGDGVSTNNNASGVTTVTPGSLLTLGKTHDGGQLLVGQRFNFTLAPRFSGTAPTGVTLTDTIPANFAVDGAPTAAAGWSCNVAGQTLSCTRADIGGAGGANVALGNIVVPVRAMTPGTGVVNQATLAATGPVAGSVIAQAPADVAVSDTDFRADKRRGWPQNSVPLNQPFDFTVGSSNLGSTRLLAGSTVALVDNLPANMTLNSIAPNGFSCAVTKGGVPATLPVVGPADVNCSRVTTADIPVDVSAGGNARNGGFVTLNVTITTLPTPAGTLLRNHMCVNVALPAGAPTAGADPDANTGNDCMDVDTGVDDSGTAADVKVNKRVISALGASAGSPQVAGSPVVWAIEIVNAGPSAAQNVAISDSFAQVIGTSTVQLTPNGGTFAAGCSATAPAANGTAFLSNCSLTTLPVCRAAGAPVTADPLCPVLQVTTVHYGDGASATDHAFRIDNKASAVAATPADPVLDDAGLTNSGTASAYYTALTDVTVTKNASPSTVKAGQLLTYTLAAVNRTTAPDGGFSRAYAVEVVDTLPSGLMFLSAVANGGGSCSVTPSTTAPTGAGNNQLRCSWAAIDRNQQQTVTVQVRPLASTANTTLTNAVTVSTTTPETLSTNNAASALAVIEVPDYDLVAQKDDDVDPVDVGDNVTYTLRVSNNRPSTAEGVRIIDTLPVTVAGGESAPTLVSVTVPAGVSYALQGGAAVGAVGGQIVFTVPRLGGSGTNATGEANSVSVQVVLKGAGKGAFVNQMAVDFLDSSQNQYDVPGNNFELEGTGFRYKADVEVVSKQAVASGTATPLTSTATNQTFDWLVLVRNNGPQTADTTEFRDALPSTLEVAGTPSFVVTAGSFTPAAPTCAVVSNEVACDIASMPANGVATVRIPVRFVTGTPPANGTVVTNTASIITKGSGDTNGGAVTTGGNNFKSGQITVQNAGVSGRVYEDLNGSGQPDSGEPGIAGVTVTLTGTDAATSSPVTLTTTTDANGNWNFIVPAGTYTVTEAQPTAYLPGITRAGSGAGSTPGTVPAGTVNGPNGSNANVVQAIVLSTGGVSSSNFFGEVRAASIAGRIYHDVDYGNAYNAGDLGIAGALVALSGTDMFGNAVSVPAAASDASGAYSFANLLPGTYALVETQPTGYVDGSDAAGTAGGSTATNDQVSAIVLRSNVTATGYDFGEVLTRISVRVFVDQNNDGAPQAGDTGITGVTVRLTGTDAAGNPVNILAVPTGPAGSYEFRNVPPSGGSGYTITETQPTGYAPGKASPNGQPGTAQTSGDVITGVTVSNTAPPATQGAYHFGELLPSGISGRVYYDRDGSGLQGAPATEPGLAGVTVTLTGADDQGNTVSLTTLTDAAGNYNFPNLAPGLYSVTETRPTGYAPGLTRAGAVSGTGSVAGTVPTAGTGVSAGPNGSNANVIQGIRLGAAGAGSAANNFSVVRPASLSGHVYADLTPANGARDAGEPGIAGVTVTVSGTDFLGNAVTQVLVTDANGVYTTATLLPGSYQVDETQPVGVADGTEAVGTVAGTPRGTANPASANDRIGSIALVSEEAGIDYDFGERGGQIAGWVYVDSNSDGIRQNGEPAIAGVSLRLTGRSTGGLAVDMTVTTDATGRYVFTGLVPADAAGYTVRETQPVTYADGLDAVGTVEGAASGTLGNDTLAAIAFARGNGDNYNFGERGASLAGTVWNDANGNGIREPQDLPIAGVTLTLTGTDAAGAPMTRSAVTDANGAYRLADLPLPDANGYVLTETQPAGYDEGGAKAGTLGGTVQGTNVIRVPISASALDGTGYDLSERNSQPGSLSGRVWLDGNHNRGNDSGEGGGEGWTVELMRCTDGSNACADSALVPLYSVVTGADGSYRFGDLTPGEYRVRFRTPDGRLVGGTWPTDPAQNAGNGPYPTPPASDPRVSIRVRVAAGTNTVQQDLPYDPGGVVYDSVSGTPVPGATVTLVGPAGFDPARHLLDGRDSYSTGTAGSYDFFLLPGAPAGEYRLTVVPPGAYLPSSMFPAAAGALGTQACTPPAGGPVPAQSNPCVVSPGGSLVAGAGYYLAFQMPGGGGQHVVANNIPLDPANTTLIELRKTTSKLTVKKAELLPYRITARNTRGAVLTNVAVVDTLPPGFRFVAGSLTVRTLPGGIALPVVPQLNGRQLVVPGQNFNGNETKEYLMVAGVGVGVGEGEYVNQVIAQQGVGGRALSNLATAAVRVVPDALFDCTDVIGTVYDDKNANGYQDAGEPGIANARVATVNGLLVTTDAEGRYHIACAAIPKEGTGSNLVLKVDERTLPSGYRTTSENPAAERATRGKVLKVNFGATVHRVVRLALQSSAFENGSAALRPAHAAQLALAVTALAEKPSVLRLAYRAAAGEPDALATQRVEAVKADVLARWKQLGRERADRGEPPLFNLDVEVERVPASEKP; this comes from the coding sequence ATGACCATCCTGAGTACCCCGGGGCCGCGCCCCCTGCTGCCTGCCGCCGCCCGGATCGCCCGCCGGATCGCCGCCATTGCGGCATCCTCGCTGCTCTTGGCCGCCGCCGCCCATGCCCAGTCCCGCATCTCGGCGCTGGAGCCTACCCCGGCCATCGTGCCGGCCCGCGCCCAGGTGACGAACCACGTCCTCGTCGCCGAACTCAACAGCTCGCCGGTCGGTGCGCCTGGCACCGGCTTCACCTTTACCTTCCCGGTCGGATCGATCTATCAGGGCACGGGGGCGCTGCCGGCCGGCGTGAGCTGCAGCGCGACCGTGCCGGTGGGCAGCGCCGGCCCCGGCAGCGTGCAGTGCTCCGGGATCACGCTGGCGGCCAGCCAGACGGTGGACATCGGCATCGTGCTCGGCACGGTGGCCGAGGGCTCGCTCTCGGTGACGGCCACGATCGACGGCGGCGGTTCGTCCGAAACCAAGACGATCACGGTGAACAAGGGGGCCGACATCGGCGTCACGCTCACCGCGCCGGCGAGCGCACCCAGCGGCAGCACGCAGCCGGTGGCCTTCACGCTGACCAATGGCGGGCCGGACGCCTCGACCGGCACCGTCCTGAGCTATCCCCTTCCGACGGGTTTCTCGGTGTCGCCCACTGGTCTGCCGGCCGGCTGCTCGATTTCTGGCGGCACCCTGAACTGCAACGTGGGCGCGCTCGCGGTGGGCGGCAGCACGACGGTGACTGTCCAGGGCGTCGTCATCGCCGCGTCGGGCTCGACCATCGCGCACCAAGCGGCTGTGGTGCCGGCGTCGGGCGCCGTCGGCGACGGCGTTTCGACCAACAACAACGCCAGCGGCGTGACCACCGTGACGCCGGGCAGCCTGCTGACCCTCGGCAAGACGCACGACGGCGGCCAGCTGTTGGTCGGCCAACGCTTCAACTTCACGCTCGCACCGCGCTTCAGCGGCACGGCGCCGACCGGTGTCACGCTGACCGACACCATCCCGGCGAACTTCGCGGTCGACGGCGCGCCCACGGCGGCCGCCGGATGGAGCTGCAACGTCGCCGGCCAGACGCTGTCCTGCACCCGCGCCGACATCGGAGGTGCAGGGGGCGCCAACGTCGCGCTCGGCAACATCGTCGTGCCGGTGCGGGCCATGACGCCGGGCACCGGCGTGGTCAACCAGGCCACGCTCGCGGCCACCGGGCCGGTGGCCGGCTCGGTCATCGCGCAGGCACCGGCCGACGTGGCTGTCTCGGACACCGACTTTCGCGCCGACAAGCGCCGCGGCTGGCCGCAAAACAGCGTGCCGCTGAACCAGCCCTTCGATTTCACGGTGGGCTCGAGCAACCTCGGCAGCACCCGCCTGCTGGCGGGTAGCACCGTCGCGCTGGTCGACAACCTGCCGGCGAACATGACGCTCAACAGCATCGCGCCGAACGGCTTCAGCTGCGCCGTGACCAAGGGTGGTGTGCCTGCGACGCTGCCGGTGGTCGGTCCGGCCGACGTCAACTGCAGTCGGGTCACCACGGCCGACATTCCGGTCGACGTCAGTGCGGGCGGCAATGCCCGCAACGGCGGCTTCGTGACACTCAACGTGACGATCACCACGCTGCCCACGCCGGCCGGCACCCTGCTGCGCAACCACATGTGCGTGAACGTGGCGCTGCCGGCCGGCGCGCCGACGGCAGGTGCCGACCCCGACGCCAACACCGGCAACGACTGCATGGACGTGGACACTGGTGTCGACGACTCGGGCACGGCCGCGGACGTCAAGGTGAACAAGCGCGTGATCAGCGCCCTCGGCGCCAGTGCCGGCAGCCCGCAGGTCGCGGGCAGCCCCGTTGTCTGGGCGATCGAGATCGTCAACGCCGGCCCGTCGGCGGCCCAGAACGTGGCCATCAGCGACAGCTTCGCCCAGGTGATCGGCACATCGACGGTGCAGCTGACGCCGAACGGTGGCACCTTCGCGGCCGGCTGCAGCGCGACCGCGCCGGCGGCCAACGGCACGGCCTTCCTTAGCAACTGCAGCCTGACGACGCTGCCGGTGTGCCGGGCCGCCGGTGCGCCGGTGACCGCCGATCCGCTGTGCCCGGTGCTGCAGGTCACGACCGTCCACTACGGCGACGGCGCCTCGGCCACCGACCATGCCTTCCGCATCGACAACAAGGCCAGCGCCGTGGCAGCGACCCCGGCCGACCCGGTGCTCGACGACGCCGGGCTGACCAACAGCGGCACCGCATCGGCCTACTACACCGCGCTGACCGATGTCACGGTGACGAAGAACGCCAGCCCGTCGACCGTGAAGGCCGGCCAACTGCTGACCTACACCCTCGCGGCGGTGAATCGCACCACCGCGCCGGACGGCGGCTTCAGCCGGGCCTATGCCGTCGAGGTGGTCGACACCCTGCCGTCGGGCCTGATGTTCCTGTCGGCCGTGGCCAATGGTGGCGGCAGCTGTTCCGTTACGCCGAGCACGACCGCGCCCACCGGCGCCGGCAACAACCAGTTGCGCTGCAGCTGGGCGGCCATCGACCGTAACCAGCAGCAGACGGTCACCGTGCAAGTGCGCCCGCTGGCCTCGACCGCCAACACCACGCTCACCAACGCAGTGACGGTCTCCACCACGACGCCGGAGACGCTTTCGACCAACAACGCGGCAAGCGCCCTGGCGGTCATCGAGGTCCCCGACTACGACCTGGTGGCACAGAAAGACGACGACGTGGACCCGGTGGATGTGGGCGACAACGTGACCTACACGCTGCGGGTGTCGAACAACCGGCCGTCGACGGCCGAGGGCGTGCGCATCATCGACACGCTGCCGGTGACGGTGGCGGGCGGCGAATCGGCCCCGACGCTGGTGAGCGTCACCGTGCCGGCTGGGGTGAGCTACGCGCTACAGGGTGGCGCAGCCGTCGGCGCGGTGGGCGGTCAGATCGTCTTCACCGTGCCGAGACTGGGTGGCAGCGGCACGAACGCGACCGGTGAAGCCAACAGCGTGTCCGTCCAGGTGGTGCTCAAGGGCGCCGGCAAGGGCGCCTTCGTCAACCAGATGGCGGTCGATTTCCTGGACAGCAGCCAGAACCAGTACGACGTGCCTGGCAACAACTTTGAGCTCGAAGGCACAGGCTTCCGCTACAAGGCCGACGTCGAGGTCGTGAGCAAGCAAGCGGTGGCGAGCGGCACAGCCACGCCCCTCACGAGCACGGCCACCAACCAGACCTTTGACTGGCTGGTGCTGGTGCGCAACAACGGGCCCCAGACGGCCGACACCACCGAGTTCCGCGACGCCTTGCCGAGCACCCTCGAAGTTGCCGGCACGCCGAGCTTCGTCGTGACCGCCGGCAGCTTCACGCCGGCCGCGCCCACCTGCGCGGTAGTCAGCAACGAGGTCGCCTGCGACATCGCTTCGATGCCTGCCAATGGCGTGGCGACGGTGCGCATTCCGGTGCGCTTCGTCACCGGCACGCCACCGGCCAATGGCACGGTCGTGACTAATACGGCCAGCATCATCACCAAGGGTTCCGGCGACACCAACGGCGGCGCCGTAACCACTGGGGGTAACAACTTCAAGAGTGGCCAGATCACGGTGCAGAACGCTGGTGTCAGCGGCCGTGTCTATGAAGACCTGAACGGCAGCGGCCAGCCCGACAGCGGCGAGCCCGGCATCGCCGGTGTGACCGTCACACTGACCGGCACCGATGCGGCGACGAGCAGCCCTGTCACGCTGACCACCACGACCGACGCCAACGGCAACTGGAACTTCATCGTTCCGGCCGGCACCTACACCGTCACCGAAGCGCAACCGACCGCCTACCTGCCCGGCATCACCCGGGCAGGCAGCGGCGCTGGCAGCACGCCGGGCACGGTGCCGGCGGGCACGGTCAACGGCCCCAATGGTTCCAACGCGAACGTCGTGCAGGCCATCGTCCTGTCGACGGGCGGCGTGTCGAGCAGCAACTTCTTCGGCGAGGTGCGCGCGGCGTCCATCGCCGGGCGGATCTACCACGACGTGGACTACGGCAACGCGTACAACGCGGGCGACCTCGGCATCGCCGGTGCGCTCGTCGCCCTCAGCGGCACCGACATGTTCGGCAACGCGGTGAGCGTGCCTGCCGCCGCCAGCGACGCGAGCGGCGCCTACAGCTTCGCCAACCTGCTGCCCGGCACCTATGCGCTGGTCGAGACGCAGCCGACCGGCTACGTCGACGGCAGTGACGCGGCCGGCACCGCCGGCGGCAGCACCGCGACCAACGACCAAGTCAGCGCCATCGTGCTGCGCTCCAACGTGACGGCCACCGGCTACGACTTCGGCGAGGTGCTGACCCGCATCTCGGTGCGCGTGTTCGTCGACCAGAACAACGACGGCGCACCCCAGGCCGGCGACACCGGCATCACCGGCGTGACCGTGCGCCTGACCGGCACCGACGCCGCGGGCAACCCGGTGAACATCCTCGCCGTGCCGACCGGCCCGGCCGGCAGCTACGAGTTCCGCAACGTGCCACCCTCGGGCGGCAGCGGCTACACCATCACCGAGACGCAGCCGACCGGCTACGCGCCAGGCAAGGCCAGCCCCAACGGGCAACCGGGCACGGCGCAGACCAGCGGCGACGTCATCACCGGCGTCACGGTGAGCAACACCGCGCCGCCGGCGACCCAGGGCGCCTACCACTTCGGCGAACTGCTGCCGAGCGGCATCTCGGGCCGCGTGTACTACGACCGCGACGGCAGCGGCCTGCAGGGCGCACCCGCGACCGAACCGGGCCTGGCCGGCGTGACCGTCACGCTGACGGGCGCCGACGACCAGGGCAACACGGTCAGCCTCACGACGCTGACCGACGCCGCGGGCAACTACAACTTCCCGAACCTGGCACCGGGCCTCTACAGCGTGACCGAAACGCGGCCGACCGGCTATGCGCCCGGCCTGACGCGCGCGGGCGCCGTGAGCGGAACCGGCAGCGTGGCCGGCACCGTGCCGACCGCCGGCACCGGCGTGAGCGCCGGGCCGAACGGCTCGAACGCCAACGTGATCCAGGGCATCCGCCTGGGTGCGGCCGGCGCAGGCTCGGCCGCCAACAACTTCTCGGTGGTGCGACCGGCCAGCCTCTCCGGCCATGTCTATGCCGACCTGACGCCCGCTAACGGTGCGCGCGATGCGGGCGAGCCGGGCATCGCCGGTGTGACGGTGACGGTCAGCGGCACCGACTTCCTGGGCAATGCCGTGACGCAGGTGCTCGTCACCGACGCCAACGGCGTCTACACGACCGCCACCTTGCTGCCCGGCAGCTACCAGGTCGATGAAACCCAGCCCGTCGGCGTGGCCGACGGCACGGAGGCCGTGGGCACTGTCGCCGGCACGCCGCGCGGCACCGCCAACCCGGCCAGCGCGAACGACCGCATCGGCAGCATCGCGCTGGTGTCGGAAGAAGCCGGCATCGATTACGACTTCGGCGAACGCGGCGGCCAGATCGCCGGCTGGGTCTATGTCGACAGCAACAGCGACGGCATCCGGCAGAACGGCGAGCCCGCCATCGCCGGCGTGTCGCTGCGCCTGACCGGGCGCTCGACGGGCGGGCTCGCGGTTGACATGACCGTGACCACCGACGCCACCGGCCGCTACGTCTTTACCGGTCTCGTGCCGGCCGACGCCGCCGGCTACACCGTGCGCGAAACGCAGCCGGTGACCTATGCCGACGGCCTGGATGCGGTCGGCACCGTCGAGGGCGCGGCCAGCGGCACGCTCGGCAACGACACGCTCGCCGCCATCGCCTTCGCACGCGGCAACGGCGACAACTACAACTTCGGCGAACGCGGCGCCTCGCTGGCCGGTACGGTGTGGAACGACGCCAACGGCAACGGCATTCGCGAGCCGCAGGATCTGCCGATCGCCGGCGTCACGCTCACGCTGACCGGCACCGACGCCGCCGGCGCGCCGATGACGCGCAGCGCCGTGACCGACGCCAACGGCGCCTACCGCCTGGCCGACCTGCCGCTGCCCGACGCCAACGGCTACGTGCTGACCGAGACGCAGCCCGCGGGCTACGACGAAGGCGGCGCCAAGGCCGGCACGCTCGGCGGCACGGTGCAGGGCACCAATGTGATCCGCGTGCCGATCTCCGCCAGCGCGCTCGACGGCACCGGCTACGACCTCAGCGAACGCAACAGCCAGCCAGGCTCGCTCAGCGGCCGCGTCTGGCTGGACGGCAACCACAACCGCGGCAACGACAGCGGCGAGGGCGGCGGCGAAGGCTGGACCGTCGAGCTGATGCGCTGCACCGACGGCAGCAACGCTTGCGCCGACAGTGCGCTGGTGCCGCTCTACAGCGTGGTCACCGGTGCCGACGGCAGCTACCGCTTCGGCGACCTCACGCCGGGCGAGTACCGGGTGCGCTTCCGCACCCCCGACGGCCGCTTGGTCGGCGGCACCTGGCCGACCGACCCGGCGCAGAACGCCGGCAACGGCCCGTACCCGACGCCGCCGGCGAGCGACCCGCGCGTTTCGATCAGGGTGCGCGTCGCGGCCGGGACAAATACCGTTCAGCAGGACCTGCCCTACGACCCGGGTGGCGTGGTGTACGACAGCGTCAGCGGCACGCCGGTGCCCGGCGCCACGGTGACGCTGGTTGGCCCGGCCGGCTTCGACCCGGCCCGCCATCTGCTGGACGGCCGCGACAGCTACAGCACCGGCACTGCCGGCAGCTACGACTTCTTCCTGCTACCCGGCGCGCCTGCGGGCGAGTACCGCCTGACGGTGGTGCCGCCCGGCGCGTACCTGCCGTCGTCGATGTTCCCCGCCGCGGCGGGTGCCCTCGGCACGCAGGCCTGCACGCCGCCGGCCGGCGGCCCGGTGCCGGCGCAGAGCAATCCTTGCGTCGTCAGCCCGGGCGGCTCGCTCGTCGCAGGTGCCGGCTACTACCTGGCCTTCCAGATGCCGGGGGGCGGCGGCCAGCACGTGGTGGCCAACAACATCCCGCTCGACCCGGCCAACACGACGCTGATCGAGCTGCGCAAGACCACCTCGAAACTGACGGTGAAGAAGGCCGAACTGCTGCCCTACCGCATCACGGCGCGCAACACGCGCGGCGCGGTGCTGACGAACGTGGCGGTGGTCGACACGCTGCCGCCGGGCTTCCGCTTCGTGGCGGGCTCGCTCACAGTGCGCACGCTGCCCGGTGGCATTGCGCTGCCGGTGGTGCCGCAACTCAACGGCCGCCAGCTGGTCGTGCCGGGCCAGAACTTCAACGGCAACGAGACCAAGGAATACCTGATGGTCGCCGGCGTCGGTGTGGGCGTGGGGGAGGGCGAGTACGTGAACCAGGTGATCGCCCAGCAGGGCGTTGGTGGCCGCGCGCTCTCGAACCTCGCCACCGCCGCGGTGCGCGTGGTGCCCGATGCGCTGTTCGATTGCACCGACGTGATCGGCACGGTCTACGACGACAAGAACGCTAACGGCTACCAGGACGCCGGCGAGCCCGGTATCGCCAACGCGCGCGTTGCCACCGTCAACGGCCTGCTGGTGACGACCGACGCCGAGGGCCGCTACCACATCGCCTGCGCTGCGATTCCGAAGGAAGGCACCGGCAGCAACCTGGTGCTGAAGGTCGACGAGCGCACGCTGCCGTCGGGCTATCGCACCACCAGCGAGAACCCGGCCGCCGAACGCGCCACCCGCGGCAAGGTGCTGAAGGTGAACTTCGGCGCCACCGTGCACCGCGTGGTGCGGCTGGCGCTGCAATCCAGCGCCTTCGAGAACGGCAGCGCCGCGCTGCGGCCGGCGCATGCCGCGCAACTGGCACTGGCCGTGACCGCCCTGGCCGAGAAGCCATCGGTGCTGCGCCTGGCGTACCGCGCCGCCGCCGGCGAGCCGGACGCCCTTGCGACGCAGCGCGTGGAGGCCGTCAAGGCCGATGTGCTCGCGCGCTGGAAGCAACTGGGCCGCGAGCGCGCGGACCGAGGCGAGCCACCGCTCTTCAACCTGGACGTCGAGGTCGAGCGGGTCCCCGCTTCCGAGAAGCCATGA
- a CDS encoding sensor histidine kinase has product MHLQPAYPPPATRSTLRRMLCRGLFAVVGWLALGLPAHAVMLSASDGLERAVDLMGALALQNDPSGQWRVEDVSREPQQHGFKPVEGPVEAGYTRDAVWLRFSLARTPNAPSRWLLRLRPARMNEATLYAPDGRGGFVETPLGDRRPFVDRPVPDHNFVFPIDVTTTAGDYFLRLHNDGPPLRAELDLWQPAGFDRFQTQDYTAIGVLMGAAMLAICMNLIFMVWLKDTLYGHYALYVLCTIMLTTTRLGYLAEWVLDTRPERVAQAVQAVNCFFNVVATLFMARIFSFRQHWRPAARFFDAVAVFNGVALGLALTDFHTRIGVWVGIGSAASTLFGALFVCHLLLVRRQFQYLLPASAFSIGTVIGIYSLLKLWLGDLVPGAPPEHLYMLGTLTHLTVLNVAVADRTRRAERDVREHRERALSMHIEAEQVLESTVERRTAELAGANVALREEIAKRSRLEKRLLQSLDVTRRTAEQQHEFVSMVSHEFRTPLAVIDAAAQSLDLSKLGTEPAVKLRTGRIRRSVQRLSMLIENILVADRLHLEQRALRLEPVNMEALARGLCDSFNLHGSERLQLTAGHPLADVRVDRSLIEIALQNLMHNALKYSPSESCVRVALLQVGDAVQIDVADQGSGVPDADVARIFEKYFRSDAVATVAGSGLGLHLAREIARRHGGDVKLVDTSTEGSTFRLVLPNRGPEDAMPRG; this is encoded by the coding sequence ATGCATCTCCAGCCCGCCTACCCGCCCCCTGCCACCCGCTCCACCCTGCGTCGCATGCTGTGCCGCGGCCTGTTTGCCGTCGTCGGGTGGCTCGCGCTCGGCCTGCCCGCGCACGCGGTGATGCTGTCCGCGTCCGACGGGCTCGAGCGGGCGGTCGACCTCATGGGCGCCCTCGCGTTGCAGAACGACCCCTCCGGCCAGTGGCGCGTCGAGGATGTGTCGCGCGAGCCGCAACAGCATGGCTTCAAGCCGGTGGAGGGCCCCGTGGAAGCGGGCTACACCCGCGACGCGGTGTGGCTGCGCTTCTCGCTGGCGCGCACGCCGAACGCCCCGTCGCGCTGGCTGCTGCGCTTGCGGCCGGCGCGCATGAACGAGGCCACGTTGTATGCGCCCGACGGGCGCGGCGGCTTCGTCGAGACGCCGCTGGGCGACCGCCGGCCCTTCGTCGACCGCCCGGTGCCCGACCACAACTTCGTCTTCCCGATCGATGTGACGACGACCGCCGGCGACTACTTCCTGCGGCTGCACAACGACGGCCCGCCGCTGCGCGCCGAGTTGGACCTGTGGCAACCCGCCGGCTTCGACCGCTTCCAGACGCAGGACTACACGGCCATCGGCGTGCTGATGGGCGCGGCGATGCTGGCGATCTGCATGAACCTGATCTTCATGGTCTGGCTGAAAGACACGCTCTACGGCCACTACGCGCTCTACGTGCTCTGCACCATCATGCTCACCACCACGCGGTTGGGCTATCTGGCCGAATGGGTGCTGGACACGCGCCCGGAGCGCGTGGCCCAGGCGGTGCAGGCGGTGAACTGCTTCTTCAACGTGGTCGCGACCCTGTTCATGGCGCGCATCTTCAGCTTCCGCCAGCACTGGCGCCCAGCGGCGCGCTTCTTCGATGCGGTCGCCGTGTTCAACGGGGTGGCACTCGGCCTGGCCTTGACGGACTTCCACACCCGGATCGGCGTCTGGGTCGGCATCGGCAGTGCCGCGTCCACCCTCTTCGGTGCCCTGTTCGTCTGCCACCTGCTGCTGGTGCGCCGGCAGTTTCAGTACCTGCTGCCGGCGTCGGCTTTTTCGATCGGCACGGTGATCGGGATCTACAGCCTGCTGAAGCTCTGGCTCGGCGACCTGGTGCCCGGCGCCCCGCCCGAACACCTCTACATGCTCGGCACCCTCACCCACCTGACCGTGTTGAACGTGGCGGTGGCCGACCGCACGCGACGCGCCGAGCGCGATGTCCGCGAGCATCGCGAGCGTGCGCTGTCGATGCACATCGAGGCCGAGCAGGTGCTCGAGTCCACCGTGGAACGGCGCACCGCCGAACTGGCGGGTGCCAACGTCGCCCTGCGCGAAGAGATCGCCAAGCGCAGCCGGCTGGAAAAGCGACTGCTGCAGTCGCTCGACGTCACGCGCCGGACGGCCGAGCAGCAGCACGAGTTCGTCTCGATGGTGTCGCACGAATTCCGCACTCCGCTGGCCGTGATCGATGCAGCAGCGCAATCGCTCGACTTGTCGAAGCTCGGTACCGAGCCGGCCGTCAAGTTGCGCACCGGGCGGATCCGTCGCTCGGTGCAGCGGCTGTCGATGCTGATCGAGAACATCCTTGTCGCCGACCGCCTGCACCTGGAACAGCGCGCGTTGCGGCTGGAGCCCGTCAACATGGAGGCGCTGGCGCGCGGGCTGTGCGACAGCTTCAACCTGCACGGGTCGGAGCGCCTGCAGTTGACGGCGGGACATCCGCTGGCTGACGTGCGGGTCGACCGTTCGCTGATCGAGATCGCGCTGCAGAACCTGATGCACAACGCGTTGAAGTACTCGCCTTCGGAGAGCTGCGTGCGCGTCGCGCTGCTTCAGGTCGGTGACGCGGTGCAGATCGACGTGGCCGACCAGGGCAGCGGGGTGCCGGACGCGGACGTGGCGCGCATCTTCGAAAAGTACTTCCGATCCGACGCGGTCGCGACCGTCGCGGGATCGGGCTTGGGCCTGCATCTGGCGCGCGAGATCGCGCGGCGCCACGGCGGCGACGTGAAGCTGGTCGACACCAGCACCGAAGGCTCGACCTTTCGCCTGGTCCTACCGAACAGGGGGCCCGAAGACGCCATGCCCCGCGGGTAA